TCCGGCCGCGCGGCGGTGTAGATCTCGTGCAGGAAGCGCGCGCGCCGCAGGGGATCCGGCCAGGCGGCGTCGAACTCCCAGCCGTTCTCCAGCATCAACGGCGCCACGCTCGAGAAGCTGATGACGCCCTCGAGCCCCTTGCGGACGCGCATCACCAGCGTGCGGTGCGCCCACGGGCAGGCCCACGACACATACAGGTGGTAGCGCCCGCGCGCCGCCGGAAACGCGCCGGAACCGTCGGCGGTCACCGCGTCGCGAAACGAGGAATCCTCTCGCTGAAATCGGCCACCCTCGGTCGGATACCAGACATCGCGCCACTCGCCACCCACCAGCTTCCCCATCCTGCACCTTCCCCTGCGTCCGGT
The nucleotide sequence above comes from Polyangiaceae bacterium. Encoded proteins:
- a CDS encoding glutathione-dependent reductase; protein product: MGKLVGGEWRDVWYPTEGGRFQREDSSFRDAVTADGSGAFPAARGRYHLYVSWACPWAHRTLVMRVRKGLEGVISFSSVAPLMLENGWEFDAAWPDPLRRARFLHEIYTAARPDYTGRVTVPVLWDTVGETIVNNESSEILRMMNGAFDAFADVRHDFYPEALRGEIDALNAEVYDNVNNGVYRCGFATTQAAYEDASAALFTTLDRLEER